In the genome of Candidatus Melainabacteria bacterium, the window GCGCCGTAGAAGCAAAGTCAGCCAGCAGCCGAGCAGCCAGATTGAGCGCTTCTTCCTCATCAATTCCTTCGGCGATAATGCCTAACTCATCGCCTCCATAACGACCGATGATGTCGCTTTGCCTGAGGCGTTTGCGCAAGAGAAGAGAAAGTGCGACAAGCACCTTGTCGCCACCCGGATATCCGTGTCGTTCATTGATATGACGGAAATTGTCGATATCAATAAGAATCAAAGCAGTGAAATTGCCCTTGCGCTTTTGCTGCGCAATCGTCACCTGCGCCTGTTCCATAAATGATGAGTGATTGAGGAGATTCGTCAAACCATCTTTATGCAAGAGAGTTTGCAGAAATCTCGAACGCTCCAATCGAGCCGATACGCTCGAAAGCAAGAGAGCCGGCGGCACGGGCTTGACCAGATGGTCGTCACCACCAGAACGCGCCGCTTCGATGCGCGCTTCAATATTTCCTTGAGTGGTCAAAAATATGACAGGCAGTGTGGCATGTCGCTCGTCTTGTCGCAAATATCTAGCCAACTCATAACCGGTCATGCCAGGCAGCATCACATCTAACAACACGAGATCGGGATTGAAGGACGAAATAAACGAATCGAAGTTTTTCGGATCAGTGCAAGTGCGCACTTGATAGCCGGCTGATTCCAGGAAAGCGCGAATAAATGCCGCTTGATCGGGATCATCTTCGACCGACAAAATTCTTGGCGCTTCCTGCCTGCGCTTATCGAGAAGATAGCGCATACGTCGCAACATAGCCTTCATATCGACGGGCTTTTCAAAGTGCGCATCAGCACCGCAGTGGATGGAGCGAACTTTGTCTAGAAACCCTGTCTGCTTGCTGACAATAATAATTGCGATATCGTCGCCACCGGGCAAAGTGCGCACGTGTTCAACGAGTTCGTATGCGTCACCGTCAGGAAGCGGAATCTCCACGATCAGGCCGTCGGGCATATCACGAACGACTTCATTGATGCCGGCAGCCATGCTGCGCGCAGTGCGGAAGGTCATGCCGCCTTCTTCAACCAGTTTGCACAGAAGCGAAAGATCTGATTGATTCTCATCAACAATGACAATCTCTGAGCGCCCTTTGCCGCGACCGCCGCTGCCTAAATTCGTCGTCTCAGCCGCCTCATCATTGGTCGAAAACTCATTGGCAAGGGCGTTGAGCAACGCTTTCAACTTATCCACATCGGCACGAGGAGGACGCGATGTATCCCGCAACAAGGCATTGCAGTAATCCTCGCCTTCCGAGCCCATCGACGAAACAGCCGGGTAACCGTACATGCTGCCGGACCCAGCCAACCAGTGGAACTGGCGGCTCAACTGTTCGATCACCTCAGCATTAGACGGATTCTGAGAGAGAGACGAAACCATCTCGATTATCTTGCCGATACGTTCTGAAGAACGTCGGATATATTGCTCTTTAAGTTGACCGAAAGTTTGAGACCAGGCCTGCATCGTGTAGCTCAGCCCTCGAGAATTGCTTTCACTTGGTTCGCGAGAATGGTCGGGTCGAACGGCTTGGTGAGCACGCCGATAGCGCCCATGCGTTTTAATCTTTCAATCTCGCTGGTCATCGCTTTTGCGGTCAAGAAAATGACCGGAATGTCTTTAGTGCCGGCATTAGCCTGCAGCGCTTCCAGCGTCTCTGAACCGTCCATAACAGGCATCATCATGTCAAGCAAGATGACATCAGGTCTTTCAGCCGCAGCTTTGGAGATACCGTCAGCGCCGCTATCAGCTTCCAGGACTTCCAGACCGCCCAGAATGCTCAAACTCATGCTGGCTATCGATCTGGTGTCTTCTTCATCGTCGATGATGAGAACTTTCATTGTCCGCTCCTTAATTGTCTTCAGAACTACGATATACCCGCCAACGCGATCTAATCGTTCGACCTGGCCCGTGGTTCAGGCATAGGAATAGTCTTCAATATATCTGTTATTTGCTCGGTCAAAGTGGTTGGGTCAAAGGGCTTGGTCAAAACGGCAAGAGCGCCCAATTGTTTTAAATTGTCGAACTCTTCGAATCTTCCTTTTACGGTCAGGAATATGACAGGGATGCGCTCAGTAGCTGGATTTTTGCGCAAATTCGTCAGGGTCTGGGTTCCATCCATTTCAGGCATGAGCAAATCGAGAATAATGACGTCAGGTTGTTCATCGGCGGCCTTCTGCAATCCTTCTCTGCCGCTCGATGCTTCAATCACATCCGCACCGCCAAGCAATCCCAGACACATACTGGCGATACTGCGGGTGTCCTCTTCATCATCGATCACGAGAATCTTCATATTGGCTACCTTATGGGTTCAAGTCGGGCAGCTCGCTGCTCTCCTCGGACCAATCGTATTAAAGCTAGCTGATCTTATCCGAATTTCGGCGTGAGCAGCAAGCTGCTTGGCATGCTGATTGGTGTTTATCCGAACATTTTTTCTTCCGGTTTGAGAGGCGGTTTCGCGGCTGCGACGGGCATCGGCATAGGTTGACCAGAAGCTGACGCTTGCAAAGTCTGAGGCTGAGCGCTACCCGGCTGAGCCGGTGCTCCTTTGGCCGCGGCACCTTGACCGCCGCCCGCTCCTGCTGCACCTGCCTGCGGTGGTATCTTGAACCAGAAAATACTGCCCTTACCTTCCTCACTCTCAACGCCGATGGTGCCACCATGCGCTTCGATGATGCCCTTACAAATTGCCAAACCAAGCCCCGTACCACCCTTCTTGCGAGCGTCGGAAGCCTCGACTTGCTGGAATCGTTGGAAAAGCAGATTCTTGTATTTCGGCGGAATACCTCGACCTCTGTCGATCACTTTCACTTCCACCCAGTTTGGAATTTCGGAAACTGCCACAGTCACTGTCTGCCCCTTGGGCGAGAACTTGACGGCGTTGGAGACGAGATTGACGATTACCTGCACCAGACGATCGCCATCTGCATAAACACTGGCATTGGTATGAATCATCTCTAGCTTGATACCGTTTTGTTCGGCAAAAGCGCGAACCGCTTCCGCTGATCGATCGAGCACATTGCTCATCTGAACCGTATCGAAGACCATGTCCAACTTTCCAGATTCCAACTTCTCTATGTCGAGAATGTCGTTGATCAACGTAATCAAACGAATCGTGTTGCGCTCTGCTATCGATACTACTTTCTTGGCTTGTTCAGGCAAGCTGCCCAGCGCGCCGACCGACAAGAGGGTGAGCGAACCGCGGATGGAAGTGAGCGGAGTACGCAGTTCGTGGCTGACTGTGGAGACGAACTCCTTCTTCAAGCGTTCGACTTCGCGGCGTTCCGACACATCCAGAATGTTTGCCAGATATCTGTAACCGTCGGCAGTTTCAAATTCACTCAATGAAATCTCAATGGGGAAATCTTCACCGCTCTTCTTCAAGGCATCCAATTCTCCGATTCTGTTTAGCGCTCGGGAGAAGAGGTTTTCCATGAAATTATGAGTATCGGTCTGACTGCGCTCGCTGAACAACTTAGAGTCGTTGAAAAGACAGAGCAGATGGCGCCCGACGATTTCTTCAGCAGCGAAACCGAACATTCGTTCACTGGCCGGATTGATCGACTCGATGATACCGTCCTTGGTGATGATGATCAAACCAACCAGCATGTTTTCGATGATCGTGCGAATTCTCTTTTCAGAAGCCTTGGTTGCTTCTTCAACAGCTTTTCTGACCGAAATGTCGTGAGCAACGCAGAACATGGAGCGCTCCGCTTCAGACCAGTACGTTGACCAGAGAACGGTGACGATTGAACCGTCTTTGCGGCGAGTGCGATTTTCGAACTCAGTGTTACCCTTTTCTGCACGAACAGCGCGGACGGCGCGAATAGTCTCCTGGTGGTCTTCAGGAATGACCAATTCGATGAATCTTCTGCCCATCAACTCATCAGGACGGTAGCCCCAGATGGTATTACAGGCGGGGCTGACGGCGACAAACTTTCCATCAACGTCAATGGAACAAATGACGTCTGCCGAGTTTTCGATAACTGCTCGTTCTTTTCGGCTGGCTTCATTCAAAGCCTCAGCCATACTATGGAATACGCCGTCCAGGTGGGCGATTTCGTCGGTACCGGCTAGTGGCGGATTAAGAGGCTCGGCTCGGGCCAACCTGATTGAGTTGTCGGTTAGCACATTCAGACGTCGGCTAATGCCTCGACTGAAGTAAAGCGCCAGCGCTACTGCTATCAAGAAATTGAGCAAGACACCGATGACCAGGTAAATCTTAACCATGGCACGGTTGCGATTCTGCGCTTCAGGTCCTTCGCTTTCGATTTTTCTTTCGTCTTCAGTCAGTCCACGCAGTTCGTCTTGCAATCGGTCTGCAAGTGAACGAATTTCCTTATACATGTGGCGCGCTCGAAATTGAGCCACGTCAACGCGATTGTCGTCGATAGCCGATTTAGCTTCACCGAGGATTTTCAAACCGGTGACCGTGATCACCTGGAGGTTTTGCAAAATCTGCTGCTGCCTTGCGTTATCGCCGACGAGATTTTTCAACTCATCCAGATCTTGAGGAATCTGCCGCACGATTTTGTCATATCTGTCACTGAACAGTGGGCTCTTAGTGATGGAGTAACCACCCATCGCTACGCCCGCATCATAGAACAGCTTGGACAGTGTGTTAGCCTGCGAAATAATTGCTTTTGAACGAACCTGCCGCTGCACTTCGATTTCAGCCTGGCGTAACAGATATGTCAAAGTCGCCAAAAAGATGACTTCGAAAATTAGCGGCACGGCGACTAAGATCAGTCCTTTATGTGATAATTTGAGGTTTAATCGCATCACGGTTCTGATCTACTCTCGAAGGTCACTTGTGTTGTGTTTTCTTATACGCGTCGAGCAATTTGCTCAATGCGTCAGTGCCACCACCTGCGGCGGCGGGTTGCTGCGCCGGTCTGGCAGCAGGAGCTGCAGTCGGCTGCGGTGAATATTGCTGTTGCGGGCTTGGAGAAGGCGATTCCAAGCCACCTCCCATCTCTCTGCTCATGTCTTCAATCATCTGTTTCTGTTCATCGTTCATCATTACTTCAGCGTCGCTTTGAACTAACTTATAACCGCCAGGACACTGAAAATAAGTTGGTGGAATTGGAGTTGCTTGCATTCTGTATGTCTCAAGCATGCGCTTGGGACCTTTTGCATCAGTGTATTCAAGACGCAGAGGCACATACTGAGTCGTAGGCAAGCCATATGCAGATGCCAGCAAATCACCAAGGCGAGCAGGCACCGTAATTTCGTCTGAGACCCAATAATCGGCGGCTGAA includes:
- a CDS encoding response regulator; protein product: MKILVIDDEEDTRSIASMCLGLLGGADVIEASSGREGLQKAADEQPDVIILDLLMPEMDGTQTLTNLRKNPATERIPVIFLTVKGRFEEFDNLKQLGALAVLTKPFDPTTLTEQITDILKTIPMPEPRARSND
- a CDS encoding response regulator, which produces MQAWSQTFGQLKEQYIRRSSERIGKIIEMVSSLSQNPSNAEVIEQLSRQFHWLAGSGSMYGYPAVSSMGSEGEDYCNALLRDTSRPPRADVDKLKALLNALANEFSTNDEAAETTNLGSGGRGKGRSEIVIVDENQSDLSLLCKLVEEGGMTFRTARSMAAGINEVVRDMPDGLIVEIPLPDGDAYELVEHVRTLPGGDDIAIIIVSKQTGFLDKVRSIHCGADAHFEKPVDMKAMLRRMRYLLDKRRQEAPRILSVEDDPDQAAFIRAFLESAGYQVRTCTDPKNFDSFISSFNPDLVLLDVMLPGMTGYELARYLRQDERHATLPVIFLTTQGNIEARIEAARSGGDDHLVKPVPPALLLSSVSARLERSRFLQTLLHKDGLTNLLNHSSFMEQAQVTIAQQKRKGNFTALILIDIDNFRHINERHGYPGGDKVLVALSLLLRKRLRQSDIIGRYGGDELGIIAEGIDEEEALNLAARLLADFASTAHSTPLHAGFFASASAGISVLDSKTMDLERWVQSAFSALNAAKQAGKNCAMAVKGNQFIKADPIT
- a CDS encoding response regulator, with the protein product MKVLIIDDEEDTRSIASMSLSILGGLEVLEADSGADGISKAAAERPDVILLDMMMPVMDGSETLEALQANAGTKDIPVIFLTAKAMTSEIERLKRMGAIGVLTKPFDPTILANQVKAILEG
- a CDS encoding PAS domain S-box protein; amino-acid sequence: MMRLNLKLSHKGLILVAVPLIFEVIFLATLTYLLRQAEIEVQRQVRSKAIISQANTLSKLFYDAGVAMGGYSITKSPLFSDRYDKIVRQIPQDLDELKNLVGDNARQQQILQNLQVITVTGLKILGEAKSAIDDNRVDVAQFRARHMYKEIRSLADRLQDELRGLTEDERKIESEGPEAQNRNRAMVKIYLVIGVLLNFLIAVALALYFSRGISRRLNVLTDNSIRLARAEPLNPPLAGTDEIAHLDGVFHSMAEALNEASRKERAVIENSADVICSIDVDGKFVAVSPACNTIWGYRPDELMGRRFIELVIPEDHQETIRAVRAVRAEKGNTEFENRTRRKDGSIVTVLWSTYWSEAERSMFCVAHDISVRKAVEEATKASEKRIRTIIENMLVGLIIITKDGIIESINPASERMFGFAAEEIVGRHLLCLFNDSKLFSERSQTDTHNFMENLFSRALNRIGELDALKKSGEDFPIEISLSEFETADGYRYLANILDVSERREVERLKKEFVSTVSHELRTPLTSIRGSLTLLSVGALGSLPEQAKKVVSIAERNTIRLITLINDILDIEKLESGKLDMVFDTVQMSNVLDRSAEAVRAFAEQNGIKLEMIHTNASVYADGDRLVQVIVNLVSNAVKFSPKGQTVTVAVSEIPNWVEVKVIDRGRGIPPKYKNLLFQRFQQVEASDARKKGGTGLGLAICKGIIEAHGGTIGVESEEGKGSIFWFKIPPQAGAAGAGGGQGAAAKGAPAQPGSAQPQTLQASASGQPMPMPVAAAKPPLKPEEKMFG